Proteins encoded within one genomic window of Onychostoma macrolepis isolate SWU-2019 chromosome 11, ASM1243209v1, whole genome shotgun sequence:
- the pmela gene encoding premelanosome protein a, translating to MHTLMMWRALIFLILTFSSGALSQSRTRFAHYRSWNSQMYPVWRDGDPRYRDCWKGGEVTFEVRSDSPTLTGAKSTFSIDVRFPQNQTVLPDGQVVWARNCTINGTSYTMGQTVYPESNIPQEWTGVFPDRTPLTKVSNKKPRFIYVWKTWGKYWQVADGPSSLLTIETDNMPLGSYTMDIVIYHCRGKDKFVPLGYGSTQFSITDQIPFTVILSQVSDINQGDQSFIQNRAVSFGINLHDPSHYLSGSDITFNWDFGDNSGTLISRETTVTHTYLTTGSFRPQVVLMAAISTGCQLSPTPAATVVPPVPVTDEATAVENIVLTVSPQSVDVVPTAEEGVAADVTVIANDLAVSAIDTEAQLDNTAQEVPTVAGDTAVAEAGNTAAVMLATPAAVEAEPETDVPAADTAPEGDEIIINLAATVLPEPPAAVVDTSSVQTVIETVAPTGDAIIIITPEAVVTDIVASVIPAVEDIEAVNETVAGVNEATEAITGLTSIPEATVSELEAELVAGTEATQATLVIAKRQAPEMPAETNCMIYRYGSFSTTLTVVQGIESVEIVEVNNVVILASELEQNAVDLTVTCQGSLPNQVCTVVSDADCTIPVQALQCNAVTPTSECQMVLRQFFNNSGTFCINVSLTNDVSLAVTSAKLSVAIDTNSSRNTAGATLGVLVFICAVGAIAFTYKRFKEYHPLRDDNTSSSFSSGRSSVPLMLWNLLSRRSTAESRPLLLGRVV from the exons ATGCATACCTTGATGATGTGGAGGGCTCTCATCTTTCTAATTCTTACATTCTCATCAGGAGCACTTTCAC AATCAAGAACACGCTTTGCACATTATCGTTCATGGAATTCACAGATGTATCCAGTTTGGAGGGATGGAGATCCCAGATACAGAGATTGCTGGAAAG GTGGAGAGGTGACATTTGAAGTCAGAAGTGATTCTCCTACACTGACAGGAGCCAAATCTACTTTCAGCATTGATGTTCGCTTCCCTCAGAACCAGACAGTACTTCCTGATGGACAGGTGGTGTGGGCAAGAAACTGTACAATTAATG GAACATCCTATACTATGGGCCAGACTGTATACCCTGAGTCCAACATCCCTCAAGAATGGACAGGTGTCTTTCCTGACAGGACACCCTTAACTAAGGTCTCTAACAAAAAGCCCCGCTTCATCTATGTATGGAAAACATGGG GAAAATATTGGCAGGTGGCTGATGGTCCCTCCTCTCTTCTGACCATTGAAACAGACAATATGCCTCTTGGTTCTTACACAATGGATATAGTCATTTATCACTGCCGTGGTAAAGACAAGTTTGTTCCCCTTGGTTATGGATCAACCCAGTTCTCCATCACTG ACCAGATTCCTTTTACAGTGATATTATCTCAGGTCAGTGACATCAATCAGGGTGACCAAAGCTTTATCCAGAACAGAGCTGTGTCTTTTGGCATTAATTTGCATGACCCTAGCCATTATCTCAGTGGGTCGGACATCACCTTCAACTGGGATTTTGGTGACAACAGTGGAACTCTCATTTCCCGAGAAACTACTGTTACCCACACATACCTTACAACTGGTTCCTTCAGGCCACAGGTGGTTTTGATGGCAGCCATCTCAACTGGTTGTCAGCTCAGTCCAACTCCAGCAGCCACTGTTGTACCTCCTGTTCCCGTCACAG ATGAAGCTACAGCAGTGGAAAACATTGTGCTGACTGTTTCTCCTCAGTCGGTTGATGTCGTGCCCACGGCAGAGGAAGGAGTTGCAGCTGATGTCACTGTCATTGCCAATGACTTGGCAGTGTCAGCAATTGACACAGAAGCACAATTAGATAATACTGCCCAGGAGGTACCCACTGTTGCTGGAGACACAGCTGTGGCTGAAGCTGGCAATACTGCTGCAGTTATGTTAGCCACACCTGCGGCTGTTGAGGCTGAACCTGAGACAGACGTTCCTGCAGCTGACACGGCCCCAGAAGGAGACGAGATTATAATCAATCTCGCAGCCACAGTACTCCCAGAACCCCCTGCTGCTGTAGTTGACACATCCTCTGTTCAGACAGTTATAGAAACAGTGGCACCAACTGGTGATGCAATAATCATTATCACCCCTGAGGCAGTGGTCACAGATATTGTAGCATCTGTTATACCAGCAGTAGAAGACATAGAAGCAGTTAATGAGACTGTTGCTGGGGTCAACGAGGCAACCGAAGCCATCACTG GCTTAACTAGCATACCTGAGGCAACAGTGAGTGAATTAGAAGCTGAACTGGTGGCAGGAACTGAAGCAACCCAGGCCACTCTAGTCATTGCAAAGCGGCAAGCACCAGAAATGCCAGCAGAAACAAACTGTATGATTTATCGTTATGGCTCCTTCTCTACAACTCTTACAGTAGTCC AGGGAATAGAGAGTGTTGAGATTGTGGAGGTGAATAATGTGGTCATTCTGGCCTCAGAGCTGGAGCAGAATGCTGTAGATCTTACAGTCACATGCCAGGGAAg CCTCCCAAATCAAGTCTGCACTGTGGTATCTGATGCAGACTGCACAATCCCTGTTCAGGCCCTACAGTGTAATGCTGTGACTCCAACCTCTGAGTGTCAGATGGTGCTGCGACAATTTTTCAACAACTCTGGCACCTTCTGTATCAATGTCTCTCTAACCAATGATGTCAGCTTGGCTGTAACCAGTGCAAAGCTCAGTGTGGCTATAG ACACAAATTCATCAAGGAACACAGCTGGAGCAACACTGGGAGTCCTGGTTTTTATTTGTGCTGTGGGGGCCATTGCATTTACATACAA GCGATTTAAGGAGTACCATCCGCTGAGAGATGATAATACAAGCAGCAGTTTCAGCTCTGGAAGAAGCTCAGTGCCTTTAATGCTGTGGAACCTTCTGAGCCGAAGATCCACTGCAGAGAGCCGCCCCCTCCTGCTTGGGAGAGTGGTGTGA